The window TTTGCTGATTACGGCGTTTGAAGGCCCTAGCGTAGTCAGGGGATTAGACACGGGTGCAGATGATTTTATTCGTAAGCCAGTAGAAGTCGATGAATTATTGGCACGCGTGCGATCGCTCCTGCGTCTGAAACATGCGATCGATGAACGCGAACAAATTGCCCGTCAGCGCGAAGAATTTGTCTCCTGGATGGCTCATGACTTGCGGACACCTATTGTAGCCGCAGAGCGGATGTTGATGCTATTTCAACAAGGAGCGCTAGGAGAACTCTCACCGGGGATGGAAGAAGCGATCGTCACGATGGCTCGCAGCAACCGTAACTTACTAGCCATGGTCAATACCCTGCTAGAAGTCTATCGTTATGAGGCCGGTCGTAAGACATTGTGCTTCTCACCGGTTGAGATCAAAACCGTGATTGAAGAAGTTATCCAAGAACTTTCTCCTCTAGCGGAACAAAAACAACTCTCTCTCAAGCCCAATTTTGGGGAAAAAGTCAACACGAAAGTCGTTGGCGATCGCTTAGAATTGCACCGAGTGTTCACCAACCTGATCGGGAATGCGATCAAGTTTACAGATACAGGTTCCATTGAGGTTCGGCTGAGTAATAGTCCTGATCCCAATGACCCTAAAACCTCCTGGTTGCTGATCGAAGTGGAAGACACAGGCCCTGGTATCGCCCTAGACGACCAAAAGATGGTTTTCGAGCGGTTTCGCCAAGGCAGCCACAAGCGATCGGGCAGTGGTTTAGGCTTGCATCTTTCTAGAAGAATTGTAGAAACCCACCAAGGAACCCTAGACCTTCAATCAGAGTTAGGCAAAGGCAGTGTGTTCAGGGTTTGCTTACCGACGCAGCAGCCTAAAAATTAAAAGTGTCCTGCTCCCCACCAAAGTGAGTAGCGACGTGCTGTTAAGGTTGAGAAAAGCCAGCTGTTTGTGAGGTAAGACCTGATGCCGGACTCCAGGCCATTGCGCGATCAATACATCGAGTTAATCGACGAAATTGTGCAAGCGACCCTCAAAGGAAAGATCCGCTCTAAAGAGCAGGTCTATCAAATGCTGTTACAAGGAGTCAGCACCGGGACGGGCGAAATCTTCGATCGCTGTTTGGACGAACAGATGAACGCCACCCAGCAGCAGGTAGATAACCCCGTCAGCGAAATGAAGCAAGCTAAAGCCATCCGCAGTCTCAGGGCACTGAAAACCCTGAGTGGTGAATGGGAACGGGTACAGGAGAAAAAGCGCACCTCACAGGCTCTTACAGGTGCGGTTCAAGCCATTACTACGGTTGACTCCAGCGAACGCCTCACCGCTTTATTGCGAGTCATCGACCCCAATCGGCAGCAAGTGCTGAACTTACAACAACTCGCCCAGTTAGGGAAGGACTTACAGCAGCAAGCTCAACAGAGTTCTGACCCGGACACGGCTCAAGAATTGCAACAACTCTCCCAAGGTATCACCGCAGGTTTAACCTCCTGGCAGCGCTTGGAAGATTATGTCGTCAGTTGGATTTACGACCAAAATCAAGGTTTGGGATTTGAAGGACTGCCCGAACAACGCGGCCCTTGGGCGGTATGGGCGAAACAAGTGAATAGCCCCCTACCCAAGTCCTTGTTTCAAGCGATCGCACAAAATCAATCCCTGCATGAATGGGTCGATCAACAGCCAAGTTTAGAATTGAGTAGCTGGGTGGAATTGGCTGTCATTCTCCAGTGCTTGCAGCGTGGACTGGTCGCTTGGTTCGACAAAATGGTCTATGACTCCAAAATGGGAGCCAAGCTGTCGATTTCTACCTTTATCGTTTTTGCCGTTATTTGGTCGCAATTAGCCAACGCCTTGAGTCAGGCGATTACCCTGGCTGAACGCGAGGTACTGATCAATGGGTGTTTTCAGGTGTCTCTGCAAATTCTCCGTGCTTTTGCCCAACGGGACTATTTCCCCCTTTACGGCGGCGTTTTTGCCTCTTTAAATGGGAACTCTTTGCGGGATGCCCTGAATTATCTAGATGAACCCTTGCGGCAAGTTGAAGGGACTCAGGAGAAAGCGCGGATTTTAACCTTGTTGGGTTATTCGTTACGAGCTCAAGGTTTATATGATCGGGCTACGGCTTTTCATCAACAGGCACTAGAGATTGCTCGTGGTGCGGGCGATCGGATTTGTGAGATTGCCAATCTCAATCATTTAAGCCGAATTTGTGTCGCTCAAAAAAATTACGCTGAAGCGATTAACTACTCTCAAAGAGCATTAATTCTCTCTCGTCAATCCGGAGATCGGTTAGGAGAAGCCAACGCCCTGACCAATTTAGGCTACAGTGAGGTGTTTCAAGCCAAAGAGCAGGCACAGCTAGAATCAGAAGTTTATGAAACAGCAATTCACTATCTAGAACAAAGTCTGCAATTGTTAGCACGATTGGGCGATTCCCTTGGAGGTGGTTATGCTTCCCAACAGAGTCAATCCCTATGTTTCAGTAGTTTGGGCATTGCCCATGTTGTGATTGAACAGCCTCAAAAAGCCATTACCTACCTTGAACAAGGTTGGCAAGCCGCTCAAATTTCCGGCGATTTGTATCTACAAGGGGTCAATTTAGCCTACCTCGCCCAAGCTTGTTACAGTTTACAAAACTTGGCTCAAACCCTCTACACCGGTAGCTTAGGTGCCTATCTTTTAGAGCAAATAGGTTCTAGTGATTGGCGTCAACCGGCTGGCTTACTCACTATTTTGCAGGGTCAACTGGGTGCCGAAGTGTTCCAAACCTTATTGGAGCAAGAGCGATCAAAAATTATTGCCTTTATTGGTGTTGATGGCTATGACTATATTCCTCAACTGCTGCAAAAATATCGAGATTCAATGTAGCGAGGATTAGAAGGCAGACCGGAGCTCATACGAGGACAGACGGCAGATGGCAGAGGGCAGATGGCTGATACTTTCTAGGTTGGTTTCCGTTGCGATCGGGTGAGTTATTTGTGCCATCCTACTTTAGTGTTTCTGCCCAAGAAAACTCACAAAGATTATCTATATTTAAATAGAAAAATGCCCTTGCATTGTCAACACATATAAGTTTGTCTGAAGTCTTTTGAGGGAAAAAATTTATCTGTAATCTCCTACACAAAAGACATTCACAAATTATTCACCAAGGCAAGTTAGATTAGTGGAGAAGTTGTGTAAAAAATCGTTACATAGACTTCAAGTACTAATACTCTCAGTAGCTCTGAATGTCAAGCTGCTAGAGTCTACAACCATAAAGAGGGGTGCAGCGCTGTAAAAAGTTCCTTCTAATGATTGTTGATTTAAAATCCCTATGTCATTACAGAAGCTAGCACTCCCCTTAACTTTATCTATCCTCTGCTTTGGCTGTCAGGCTCGCTCTTTAGGAATGCGCTTATCTTATGGACACTCTTCTTTGGGGCAATCAGAACCCATCGCTGCACCTGTGTCTGTACCTATCCTCACAACTTCTTTAAAAGCAGCCATTGAGGA of the Allocoleopsis franciscana PCC 7113 genome contains:
- a CDS encoding ATP-binding response regulator — protein: MNPSVVSHSSKADHILVVDDSPDNLFLVQTILEEEGYAITLAEDGRTALKQIELSPPDLVLLDVMMPGMDGYEVTKRIRENQQSPFMPILLITAFEGPSVVRGLDTGADDFIRKPVEVDELLARVRSLLRLKHAIDEREQIARQREEFVSWMAHDLRTPIVAAERMLMLFQQGALGELSPGMEEAIVTMARSNRNLLAMVNTLLEVYRYEAGRKTLCFSPVEIKTVIEEVIQELSPLAEQKQLSLKPNFGEKVNTKVVGDRLELHRVFTNLIGNAIKFTDTGSIEVRLSNSPDPNDPKTSWLLIEVEDTGPGIALDDQKMVFERFRQGSHKRSGSGLGLHLSRRIVETHQGTLDLQSELGKGSVFRVCLPTQQPKN
- a CDS encoding tetratricopeptide repeat protein, whose translation is MPDSRPLRDQYIELIDEIVQATLKGKIRSKEQVYQMLLQGVSTGTGEIFDRCLDEQMNATQQQVDNPVSEMKQAKAIRSLRALKTLSGEWERVQEKKRTSQALTGAVQAITTVDSSERLTALLRVIDPNRQQVLNLQQLAQLGKDLQQQAQQSSDPDTAQELQQLSQGITAGLTSWQRLEDYVVSWIYDQNQGLGFEGLPEQRGPWAVWAKQVNSPLPKSLFQAIAQNQSLHEWVDQQPSLELSSWVELAVILQCLQRGLVAWFDKMVYDSKMGAKLSISTFIVFAVIWSQLANALSQAITLAEREVLINGCFQVSLQILRAFAQRDYFPLYGGVFASLNGNSLRDALNYLDEPLRQVEGTQEKARILTLLGYSLRAQGLYDRATAFHQQALEIARGAGDRICEIANLNHLSRICVAQKNYAEAINYSQRALILSRQSGDRLGEANALTNLGYSEVFQAKEQAQLESEVYETAIHYLEQSLQLLARLGDSLGGGYASQQSQSLCFSSLGIAHVVIEQPQKAITYLEQGWQAAQISGDLYLQGVNLAYLAQACYSLQNLAQTLYTGSLGAYLLEQIGSSDWRQPAGLLTILQGQLGAEVFQTLLEQERSKIIAFIGVDGYDYIPQLLQKYRDSM